GCGCCCGAGTTGACCGCGTCCAGGCGCGCCAGCGTGCTGCGGCCCTGAACGATCAAACCGGCCGCCGTCGGATCATCGCCCGGGTGCGTGACTCGCTGGCCGGTGGACGCCTCGTTCGACGCTTGCAGGACGCGATCGCGCGCCGTCATCGAGTTGCTGGCGGCCATGTCAAACATCATTCGTTCCGTTACACGCATGGTGCTCCTCGTCCTTACTGAATGGCCAACAAGGTGTCGAGCATGCCGTTGGTGGTGGTGATGACCTTGCTGACCGCTTCGAAAGCTCGCTGGGCCTTGGTCATGTTCACCATCTCTTCGTCCAGGTTCACGCCGGACACCGATTCGCGCATCTGACTGAGATTGTCGGCGATGCTCTTGTCCTGATCCGAGATTGCCTGCGAAAGCTGCGCCTGCGCACCAAAGCCAGTAACGATGTTCTGGAACGCCGTCGTGGCGTTGGTGCCGGTGGACAGCGCCGTGTTCTCGGTGTTGATCAAGGCCTGCATGTTGCTGCTGTCGCCGGTGGCGCCGGGCGCCGACGCGGCTGCCAGCAGCGACGGGTTGGCCAGCAGACCGGCGTCGACGGAGATGGAGCTGGCCGCGCCGGCCGACGTGGCGCCGACGGTGAACATCTGATGACCGGTGGTGCCGTCGGCGGCGAAACCCGCGCTGTGCACGGCATTGATCGCGTTCCCGAAATCAAAGGCCAGCGTGTCGATGCCGTTCTCCGCGCTGAGGATGGCGCCGTCGCGCGCGCCGATGCCGCCGCCCAGTTGACCGCCGATGGCGTTGCCAGCCAGGGTCACCGGACCGGTGCCGTCGGCGCGGGTCAATTGAACAGCCAGGTGGCCGCCGTTCGTCGGATCGGCGATGACCGACAGCTTGCCGGCTTTCTGCTCGCTGACCAGGGCGGCGCCGCCGGGCAGCGCCATCGAGACGTCGCCCTGATCGTTGGTCACCGGCACGGCGCCGGTCAACTGGCTCAGCTCGTCTTGCAGCTGCTGCCGCTGATCCAGCAGATCGTTGGGCTGGGCGCCGGTGCTGCGGGCCATGCGGATCTGGGTGTTCAGGGCGGCCATGTTCGCCGCGTCCTGATTCACCTGCGTGACCGTGCCGGCCAGCTTGGCGTCCACGCCGTTGCGCACGTCCTCCAGCGAGGCTGACGTGCGGTTGAAGGTGCGGGCCAGGGCCTGCGCCGAAGCGACGGCCGCCTGTCGCAGACCCGAATCGTTCGGATTCTGAGCGACATCACGAAGGGCGGAATAAAACCCGCTGAGCGCTGCTGTCAGGCCGGTGCCGCCGTCGGGATCCAACGCGGTCACGGCGTTCAGGGCGTCGCTTTGCGACGACGAGAAACCTTGGGCGGAGATCGCCGCCGGCATCTGGCGCTCGAGAAATTGATCGCGCGCCTGGGTGACCGACTGCACGCCGACGCCGCGGCCGATGAACGAAGTGCCGTCGAGATCGGTGGGCGTCAGCGCTTCCAGGTTGGCGGTCTGTCGGCTGTAACCGGGCGTGTTGACGTTGGCGATGTTCTGGCTGGCGGTGGCCGCGGCCGTGCGGTGCGCGTCCAGGCTGGTGCTGGCCTGCGAGAGGATCGAAAGCAGATCGGCGGCCACGTCAAGCCACCCGGCTGACGGTGCGTGATTGCCAGATCCCGGTCGACGATCCGCGGCGGGTGTACGCCGTCGGGGTCGGGTTCATCGCGCCCAGGTACGCGCGCACGTATGACAGCGCGCGCTGGCCCAGGATGCGATTCAGATCGTCCAGCTCGGCCAGCGCGGCGGCCAGCGCGCGAATGGCGCCCAGGCCGTCTTCCAACCGCGCGGCCTCCGCGGGTTGCCGGGCGCGTAACCCAGCGACGGTGACCTCTTTCAACCCCAGCGCGGCGGCGGCGGCTCCCAGCGCGGCGGCGAGATCGTTCTGCAGGCGGCGAACCTGATCGTTGAAAGTGGCGCGGAGGGCAGCCCGATGCACCAGACCGTCGACGTCCATGGTGCGAATCAGGGCGCGCTCTTGCCTCGCCCGCTCGACCTCGGCCTCCAGTGCCTTGCGAATGCTGTCTACGACCGTGAGTGCCAGTTCGAGCTGATTCATTTTCCTAGTGGCCTATCATCTCCCGCAATTTTGCGTCGACCTCGGCCGCCTGCAGGATCTCATCTGCGACCTGAGATGGGTTGGGTTTGAACCCGCCCGAACGCACTTGCTGCTCGATCTGTTTCAGGCGACCGATGCGCGCGCTGCCGGCTGCCGATTGCGCCGCGGCCACCGACGCCTGCGCTTCGCGCGACGCCCGAACGTCCACTTTGTCTGTGGGTGGAGGCGCCGCCGCTGATTCATTGCCAGCAACGCGATCCACTGCCCCAATTGGTGTCGTGTCTGTGACTTTCATGGTGCCCCTCGACGACGCGGTTTACCCGCAATGGAGTCATCGACACGATCTCTGTATCTATTAAGAGCACGCGCCGGATCGACGGGCCTTTCGTTCACTCTTACTTCGAAGTGCAGGTGCGGGCCGGTGGCACGTCCACTCATCCCGGCGCGGGCGATGGGCTGCCCTTCCTTGACGGTTTCTCCCGGGGTAACCAGCAGTTCCGAAGCATGGGCGTAAAGCGTGGTCATGCCGTTGCCGTGGTCGATCTCGACCGCGTTGCCGTATCCGCCGCGCTGTCCTGCGCTTTTCACCACGCCGCCGGTGGCCGCCAAGATCGGGCTGCCGGCGGCGGCGCGCAGGTCGACGCCCGTGTGGTACTTTCTCTCACCGTCGATGGGATCCGAGCGGCGGCCGAAGGGGCTGGTGATCTGTTCAGCCCCGGTCAGCACCACGGGCAGCGCGCCCGACGAACTGCCCGTCAGATCGGGCGGCGACAACGGCCCGGCGGTCGTCCTTGACTGCGCCGGCGCCGGCGACGCTTTCGGCGGTGGCCCTTCGCCGTTATCAATCTGGCCAAGCGAATCTTCCAGCATGCGGGCAATTCCGATCCCGCCCCCCTTCGACACCGCCTCGGCCAGCGTCTCGACGAACAGGTCGGCGCGGACTTGCCCGCCGGCCACATCGCTCGGCTTGAAAGCGCCGCTCGACTGCAGCATCTGCCGCAGCAGCATGGCCTCCATCTGCTGGTAGGCTTGGCTGGCGTCCCGCACGGGAGCGGCGGCCATCAGATGACCTCCACGTCGGCGTCGATGGCGCCGGCCGCTTTCATCGCCTGCAAGATGGCGATCAGATCGCGCGGGTTCGCGCCCAGCAGGTTGAGCGCCTTCACCAGATCCTCGACGGTGGTGGTGGCGGGCAGCCCGATGACGGGCTTGTCTTTTTCCTTGGCGTCGACGGCGGCCTGCTTGGTCTGCGCCGTATTGCCGCGACCGAAGGCATTCGGCTGGGAGACATTGACGGCGGTGGTCACCGAGATGGACAGTCCGCCGTGCGCCACCGCCACCGCATGGATACGCACGCGCTCACCGGCGACCACGGTGCCGGTGCGCTCGCTGACCACGATGCGCGCTTTCTGGTCGGCCTCGACCTCCAGCGCTTCCAGCTTGGTTACGAGACCGACGGTCTTGCCCTTGTATTCGGCGGGAACTTTGATCTCGACGGCGGCCGGATCAACAGCGGAGGCGATCTCGCCTTTCATCTCTTTGTTGATGGCCTCGGCGATGCGAGAGGCGGTGGTGAAGTCCGGGCGCTTGAGTCCCAGGACCAATGGGCCCTTTTCCAGGCTGCTGGCCACCTCGCGCTCGACGATGCCGCCGGCGGGGACGCTGCCCGAGGTGGGCTGGTTCTTTTGCACCGACGTCCCCAGGGCGCCGACGTCGAAACCGCCCGCCTGCACTGATCCCTGGGCCAGCACGTAGACCTGGCCGTCGGGGCCAGTCAGTGGCGTCACCAGCAACACGCCGCCCGACAGTGAGCGCGCGTTGCCCATCGAGCTGACGTTCACGTCCAGGCGCACGCCGGGACGGGTGAACGACGACAGCTTGGCCGTCACCATCACCGCCGCCACGTTGCGCACGCGCACCAGCTTCGGATCGATGCGGATGCCCAGGCGGCCCAGCATGCCGCTGATCGACTGCGAGGTGAAGAACACCGCTTCGGTGTCGCCCGTGCCGGCCAGCCCCACCACCAGACCGTAACCGTAAAGCGGGTTGTCGCGCGCGCCGCCCACGTCGACCAGCTCCTTGAGTCGCGTCGGCGCAGCCAGGGCCCGCGCGGCGTAAAGCGCCAGGCCAAGAACCAGCAGGCAAAAACCGAGGCGTTTCATCGTGGTGATCGCGCTTTCATGACAACTAGAACGGCCACAGCCAGCCAAAGTAGCGTTGGAACCAACCCTGGTGCTGGTTGTCGGTGAGAACGCCGCTGCCGACGAACTCGATCTCCGCATCAGCCACCATCGAGCTTTTCACGCTGTTTTCCTGGTCGATGTCGATGGGGCGGACCACGCCCGAGATGTAGAAGTGTTGTTCCTCGGCGTTCACCAGCACGACGCGGTGACCTTCGACGAACAGGTTGCCGTTCGACAGCACCTTGCGCACCACCGCCGGCACGGTGGCGGTCAGGTACTCGCTGCGGCCCGATTGCCCGTCAGCCTTCAGGTGGCCGGTCGACGCGCCACCGATGGAAGGATCGATGCCCTTCAATTTGCTGAGCAAGCCGAGAAACGCGGTGATCTGCGCCGACGAGTCGGACTCGCGCGTGAGGTCCGTGTTGGCCGAGCGCTTGGCGTCGGCGACCTCTTCGATCTTCACCACCACCAGATCGTTGACCCGCAAGGCGCGCGCGTCGGTGAACAGCATCGACGCCGGGCGGCCCGGGTGCCACAGGCTGCCGGCCGACTGCGGTTCGTCTTCCTTGCCGGCCTGGCCCTCCAGCGTGTACTCGCGGCGTTTGGGCTTGTACTGGCCGATGTGCGTGACGCCGCAGCCGGCGCCCACCACCGCCAGCGCGGCCAACAGAAATCCGATCGTCGTGCGCTGGCACTTCATGGCAGCGTCACCACCAAGCGGCCGTCGACCAGCTCGCCCTCGACGTGTTTTCCCGACGGCAACATCGCGCACGAACGGCCGCGCGCACAGGGTATGGCCCGGCCGCTTTGTTCGATGGCCAGCGCGCCGGCGATGATCATGACCTTCACCACGTCCCCGGGGCGCGCGGTGGCCACGGTGGCATCGTCGGCTTCCACGACGGCGCCGGCGACCAACGCCCGCGACGCCACGGCACCGTCCGAAAGAGACGCCGCCGTCACCGGTGAATGGCCCGAAACGATCTCCCGAGTTTCCACCGCCACCGCGTCGGCCAGCCGCTCGCCGACGCGCACGGCGTGGCGGGTGACGGCCACGTCGGCGACCAGGCGCACGCGCACCCAAGACCAGGCTTCGCAACGGTTGCCGCCGCCGCGCGTGCCCACCACCTTGACCGGAATGCGGCCCGAACCGTCGACGGCACGCGGGATGGTCACCTCGCGCGCCACGCAGCCGCGCCCGGGACCGCGTTCTTCGCTGGCACCGTCGAGGCGCGCGCCCGGGACGCTGATCGCTTTCTCCAGCGCGGCGACCACCGCAGCCGACGCCGATTCGGCGCTGTCGGCGGGTGTCGCGGTCATCAGCGTGACAGCGCCGACCACGGCCAGAATCAGCATATGAACGAATACGCGCATCATCGTCGTGGCATCAACGCAGGCTGGTCAGCTTTTGCAGCATCTGGTCGGCGGTGGTGATCACCTTCGAGTTCATCTCGTACGACCGCTGCGTCGTGATCATGTCGATCATCTCTTCCACCGCTTTGACGTTGCCGCTTTCCAGGGCGCCTTGTTGCAGCGAGCCCATGCCCTGCTCGCCCGGTTTCTGGCGAACCTCCTGGCCGCTGGCCGCGCTCGGCTGAAACAAGTTGTTGCCGATGGCCTGCAGCGCGCCCGGGTTGGTGAACGTGGTCAGCTCGATCTGCCCCAGTTCCTGCGGGTTGGTCTGACCCGCCAGCGTCACCGAGACGGTGCCGTCGGGTTTGATCACCGGATCGCCGGCGGTGCCGGTGGGGATGGTGATGCCCGGATCGAGCACCTCGCCATTCTGGGTGACCAGGCGGCCGGTGTCGTCGACGCGAAAGTTGCCGGCGCGGGTGAAGGCGATGTCGCCGTTGGCGCGCTGGATGCGGAAGAACCCGACCCCGCCGATGGCGACGTCGTATGGGTTCTGGGTGGTGAGCATGTCGCCCTGCGCGTTCGAGCGCGTGGTGGTTCCGGTGCGCACGCCGAGACCCACCTGCAGCGGCGCCGGTTGGCCACCGCCGTTCGGTCCCGCCGGCGTGGCCTGCACGATGGTCTCCGACAGCAGGTCCTGAAACTCGGCGCGCGTTCGCTTGAAGCCAGTGGTGTTCACGTTCGCGAGGTTGTTGGCGATGGTGTCCATCTTCAATTGCTCCGCCTCCATTCCGGTGGCGGCGGTGTAAAGCGATCGCAGCATGACGAACTCCTTGGCGTGCCCTTTTTTCTAGCGAGATTTCCCCACGGCGTTCGCCTGATCATCCAGGCGACGGTAGGTTTGAATGGCGGTCATGGCGGTTTCGAACTGCCTTTGCGCGTTGATCAGCGCGACGGTGGAATCCAGCGGCGAGACGTTGCCCATCTCCAGCTGCCCGGTGGTGACCCGCGTGTCCACCTGCCCGACGGTGCCACCCGGACCGGGACCGTAAAGCTGCGGCCCAATGCGGGCGATGTTCCCTTGCAGCTGGAACGTGGCCAGGCGATCGATCACCGAACCGTCAGCGCGAATCTCTCCCGCTTCGTTGATGGTCAAGTTCGTGCCGGGCGCGACGGAAATGGCGTTGCCCGACATCCCCAGAACCGCGCGGCCGTCGCTGACCAGCGTGCCGTTCGGATCCAGCTGCAGACGACCGTTGCGCGTGTACGCCGGCTTCCCGGAAAGTGACGCCACCTGCAAGAACGATTGATCAGCGGGGACGATGTCCAGCGGGTTGTCGGTGGTGACCACCGCCCCGGGCGACATGTCGGTGCCAGCGCCGACCACGGTCGAGAAGACCTTGTCCACCAGACCGGGCCCGGTGTAGGCCGGCAAGAACGCCTGAAAAGCCGGCCGCGTCGCCTTGAACCCAGGGGTCTCTGCGTTGGCCAGATTGTCGGCGATGGAATCGAGCTGGTCCGCTCGTGCCGCTGCGGCGGCCATTCCGACATAGATCCCGTCAGCCACGTTTTTGTCCTCGACTGCTGGTCAAAGCAAGGCGAAGGCCAACTGAAAGTGTCGTGTTTCTGACCGGCAAACCCTGACAGTCGGTAAAAATGACTGGGCAGAAATTGCCCATCGGCAATGACGCAAAAAAAATGGCGCCACGGCTAAAGTCCCGACGGTGGCGCGCCGAAAAAGAATCTATGCGCCCGAAGACCAGGCTGGATCCGGTCATCAAGCTCGAAGAGCAGAAGGAAGAGCGCAAGCTGGCCGAGATGGCTGCCGCCGGCCGCCAGGTGACCTCTGCCGAGCAAGTGCTGGCCGAAGCGCAGTCGCGCGCGCAAGCCGATCACCGACGGATCGCCGACGCCACCGACTGGCAACTGGCCGAACTGGCCCACGCGCGCGCGCTGGTCGACGTGCACACCGCCCAGCGCGCCGTCGATCAGGCGCAGGTCGTGGCCGACACGTCGCGCGACGCCTATCGCGTGGTTCATTCCAAAGCCGAAGCCCTGCGCCGGGTGGCCGCCACCCGCGTCGAGGAGATCCTGACCGCGCGGGCGAAAGCCGAGACCAAGGAGCTGGACGAGCTGGGCGTACTGACGTTCAAACGACCGCGCGCCGCTTGATGGACCCGACGACGGTGTCGTCAGGAAGGTGACGCGTGGCTGCCCCGGCCGTTTCGCCTCATGACAGCCAAGCGTTCCCCGCGCACGCCCGCCAGCGCATCACCCTTTGCATGATCGTGCGCAACGAGGCGGCCCGCCTCGAGCGCTGCCTGACCTCCGCCATGCCCTGGGTGGGTGACGCCGTGGTCGTCGACACCGGTTCCACCGACGGCACGGCGGCGCTGGCCGAGGCGCTGGGCGCGCGGGTCGTTCACTTCGCCTGGTGCGACGACTTTTCCCAGGCGCGCAACCAGGCGGTGGAGAACGCGCGCACGCCCTGGGCCCTGGTGCTGGACGCCGACGAACAGCTGGTGGTCGACGACGCCGACGCCTGGGCGCGAGCGATGACTCAGGAAAAGACAGCTGCCTTCTCCGTCGATTGTCACGACCAGCTGGACGACGGCGGCGTGGCCGTGGGACCGATCCTGCGGCTTTTCCGCCGCGATCTGCCCGGCATGCGGTACGCAGGTGAGATCCACGAGCAGATCACCGCGGTGGCGGAACGACGTTACGTCACCGCGCACGCTCGTTTCCTGCACATCGATCATGACGGCCACACTGGCGCCGTCATGCGCGAACACAAAACCGTCGAGCGCAATTTG
This portion of the Polyangia bacterium genome encodes:
- a CDS encoding flagellar hook basal-body protein — translated: MADGIYVGMAAAAARADQLDSIADNLANAETPGFKATRPAFQAFLPAYTGPGLVDKVFSTVVGAGTDMSPGAVVTTDNPLDIVPADQSFLQVASLSGKPAYTRNGRLQLDPNGTLVSDGRAVLGMSGNAISVAPGTNLTINEAGEIRADGSVIDRLATFQLQGNIARIGPQLYGPGPGGTVGQVDTRVTTGQLEMGNVSPLDSTVALINAQRQFETAMTAIQTYRRLDDQANAVGKSR
- a CDS encoding flagellar basal body L-ring protein FlgH; amino-acid sequence: MKCQRTTIGFLLAALAVVGAGCGVTHIGQYKPKRREYTLEGQAGKEDEPQSAGSLWHPGRPASMLFTDARALRVNDLVVVKIEEVADAKRSANTDLTRESDSSAQITAFLGLLSKLKGIDPSIGGASTGHLKADGQSGRSEYLTATVPAVVRKVLSNGNLFVEGHRVVLVNAEEQHFYISGVVRPIDIDQENSVKSSMVADAEIEFVGSGVLTDNQHQGWFQRYFGWLWPF
- the flgN gene encoding flagellar export chaperone FlgN → MNQLELALTVVDSIRKALEAEVERARQERALIRTMDVDGLVHRAALRATFNDQVRRLQNDLAAALGAAAAALGLKEVTVAGLRARQPAEAARLEDGLGAIRALAAALAELDDLNRILGQRALSYVRAYLGAMNPTPTAYTRRGSSTGIWQSRTVSRVA
- a CDS encoding flagellar basal body P-ring protein FlgI, with amino-acid sequence MKRLGFCLLVLGLALYAARALAAPTRLKELVDVGGARDNPLYGYGLVVGLAGTGDTEAVFFTSQSISGMLGRLGIRIDPKLVRVRNVAAVMVTAKLSSFTRPGVRLDVNVSSMGNARSLSGGVLLVTPLTGPDGQVYVLAQGSVQAGGFDVGALGTSVQKNQPTSGSVPAGGIVEREVASSLEKGPLVLGLKRPDFTTASRIAEAINKEMKGEIASAVDPAAVEIKVPAEYKGKTVGLVTKLEALEVEADQKARIVVSERTGTVVAGERVRIHAVAVAHGGLSISVTTAVNVSQPNAFGRGNTAQTKQAAVDAKEKDKPVIGLPATTTVEDLVKALNLLGANPRDLIAILQAMKAAGAIDADVEVI
- a CDS encoding peptidoglycan DD-metalloendopeptidase family protein yields the protein MAAAPVRDASQAYQQMEAMLLRQMLQSSGAFKPSDVAGGQVRADLFVETLAEAVSKGGGIGIARMLEDSLGQIDNGEGPPPKASPAPAQSRTTAGPLSPPDLTGSSSGALPVVLTGAEQITSPFGRRSDPIDGERKYHTGVDLRAAAGSPILAATGGVVKSAGQRGGYGNAVEIDHGNGMTTLYAHASELLVTPGETVKEGQPIARAGMSGRATGPHLHFEVRVNERPVDPARALNRYRDRVDDSIAGKPRRRGAP
- the flgG gene encoding flagellar basal-body rod protein FlgG: MLRSLYTAATGMEAEQLKMDTIANNLANVNTTGFKRTRAEFQDLLSETIVQATPAGPNGGGQPAPLQVGLGVRTGTTTRSNAQGDMLTTQNPYDVAIGGVGFFRIQRANGDIAFTRAGNFRVDDTGRLVTQNGEVLDPGITIPTGTAGDPVIKPDGTVSVTLAGQTNPQELGQIELTTFTNPGALQAIGNNLFQPSAASGQEVRQKPGEQGMGSLQQGALESGNVKAVEEMIDMITTQRSYEMNSKVITTADQMLQKLTSLR
- the flgK gene encoding flagellar hook-associated protein FlgK, with amino-acid sequence MAADLLSILSQASTSLDAHRTAAATASQNIANVNTPGYSRQTANLEALTPTDLDGTSFIGRGVGVQSVTQARDQFLERQMPAAISAQGFSSSQSDALNAVTALDPDGGTGLTAALSGFYSALRDVAQNPNDSGLRQAAVASAQALARTFNRTSASLEDVRNGVDAKLAGTVTQVNQDAANMAALNTQIRMARSTGAQPNDLLDQRQQLQDELSQLTGAVPVTNDQGDVSMALPGGAALVSEQKAGKLSVIADPTNGGHLAVQLTRADGTGPVTLAGNAIGGQLGGGIGARDGAILSAENGIDTLAFDFGNAINAVHSAGFAADGTTGHQMFTVGATSAGAASSISVDAGLLANPSLLAAASAPGATGDSSNMQALINTENTALSTGTNATTAFQNIVTGFGAQAQLSQAISDQDKSIADNLSQMRESVSGVNLDEEMVNMTKAQRAFEAVSKVITTTNGMLDTLLAIQ